In Rhizophagus irregularis chromosome 12, complete sequence, a single window of DNA contains:
- a CDS encoding Actin- protein 2/3 complex subunit 4 translates to MSNTLRPYLAAVRSTLTAALCLENFSSQVVERHNKPEVEARSSSEVVMNPLIISRNENEKVMIEPSVNSIRISIRIKQADEIETILCKKFTRFMMLRAENFIILRRKPIDGYSISFLITNSHTEQMYKHKLVDFIIQFMEEVDKEISEMKLSLNARARIVAESYLSQFD, encoded by the exons ATG TCGAACACTTTACGTCCATATTTAGCAGCAGTCAGATCTACTTTGACAGCTGCACTttgtttagaaaatttttcttcccAAGTTGTAGAAAGGCATAATAAGCCCGAAGTTGAAGCAag ATCATCATCGGAAGTAGTAATGAATCCTTTAATAATTAGTAGAAATGAAAATGAGAAAGTTATGATAGAGCCTTCTGTTAATTCAATTCGTATTAGTATCAGGATTAAGCAAGCCGATGAAATTGAAACAATTCTATGTAAGAAATTTACTAGATTTATGATGCTTAGAGcagaaaatttcataattctaAGAAGAAAGCCAATTGAt ggataTAGTATTAGCTTTTTAATTACCAATTCTCACACGGAACAAATGTACAAACACAAGTTggttgattttattattcaatttatggAAGAAGTTGATAAAGAGATTAGTGAAATGAAATTAAGTTTAAATGCTCGTGCTCGTATAGTTGCTGAATCATATTTATCTCAA TTTGACTAA